The window gCATGTATAGAATAGAAGTGACATTGAAAATTAACCGgttgattaatattttttataaaagagaaaTATTAAATGCTGTTAATAGCATCAATTATCCTCTTACAAATATCTCCTATTTGCATCAATAATCATTCGCTGAATATGAGGGCAACAACAGCGGTCTAGTCACAGGTAATAGCATATTAGAAATCCCTTTTTATAAATTAGTGTTAATAGTGCATGTAACCCTCTTTAATAAGTCTTGACTCAAACGGAAACCTCAAAATACTTTCCACACACATCACATCACATAATTATTAAATCCAAATTTCTCTTAATTTCTAGACTCTTCTTCTCCGGTCCAAAAACCCTAATCAAAAATTCTAACAAATCTAATCATGTCCGACGACCTGCCGGCCGTCTCCGCCGCCGTCGATCAGCTCGATCCATTATCCTCCTTACCAATTCCGTCGTCCATATTCTCCGACGACCTATCATTTTCCGACGATTTCCTCTCCTTCAACTTCGACGACGCCGATCAGTTTTTCAATTCTGATTTCGATCCTCATCAGGACGACCTAAACGACGTCGTTTTCGATCCTTCTTCaggtattaataataataataataatttatcagATGTTTCTCAATTTCTTAATTTTCCGTTATCTCCGGTGGATCATGTTAGTGATGAAATTATAGAAAATATTGATTataatatcaataataataataataataataataataataataataataataataataataataataataataataataataatgatagtaattatattaatattattgataatgatagtaatagtaataagaATGATAATAGCGATTTAGTATCTCCGCAATTTCCGGTATCCTCGTCGCAAGGTTCGGGTTCCGGAAATTGCGGTTCGGGTGGAATCGAAGGTGATGCGAATTGTGATAGTTGTGGATCACCGGAATCTGGTAATTCGGTTGTGGAACAGAAGGTTGTTAAGAAGGAATTGTTATCAGGGAGTAATTTCgtgttgaaaagaaaaaatgatgaaaatttgGAATGTAAAACGAATAAATATCGAAAAAGTAACGAAATGACTGAGACGAATGAGATGATGAGTGGAATGGAGAATTTGGATGAGAAGAAGAAAGCTAGGTTGATCAGGAATAGAGAGAGTGCACAGTTGAGTAGGCAAAGGAAGAAGCATTATGTTGAAGAGTTGGAAGATAAAGTGAGGATGATGCATTCGACTATACAGGATTTGAATGCTAGGATTAGTTATTTTGCTGCCGAGAATGCGACTTTGAAGCAACAAATGGTGGCagggggtggtggtggtgtgggtATGCCGAATATGATGTATCCGCCTCATCCTGGGATGGCTCCAATTGGGTATCCATGGATGCCGTGTCCTCCTTATGTAGTTAAGTCACAAGGGTCTCAGGTTCCGTTGGTACCAATTCCTAGGTTGAAACCACAGCAGCAGAATGGTGGGGTGTCTTCTTTGGAGAAAACGAAGAAGGTTGATGTTAAGAGAAGTGAAAGCGGTGTGAAAAGTAAGGTGAAGACGAAGAAAGTTGCAAGTGTGAGTTTTCTtgggttgttgttgtttgtgttgATGTTTGGTGGGTTGGTTCCGATGATGAATGTGAAGTTCGGTGAGAAGTCTGGTATGACGAGTGATGGTTATAAGTTTTATGATCGGGGGTATCCAGGGAGGGTGTTGATGGGTGATGAGCATGTTAATGGCAGTAATCATAGGACAGGGATTGGTAAAGGGCGAACTCATGAGGATAATGGTAGTGAGCCTCTTGTGGCATCTCTCTATGTTCCGAGGAATGATAAGCTTGTGAAAATTGATGGGAATCTGATAATTCATTCTGTTCTGGCGAGTGAAAAAGCTATGGCGAATAAAGAAAAACCTGGCATGACTAAGAAGGAAGATGATGGGTCGGCAGGCGCTCTTGATTTGGTTCCTGCTATCTCTGTTCCAGCAGTGGGAAGGAATGGTGGAAGACAGCCGCATATGTATAGGACTTCAAATGAGCGTCAAAGAGCTCTTCCGTCTGACAAGGAAAATCTGAAGTCAAATCCTGCTGATGGTAAACTGCAGCAATGGTTTCGTGAAGGCCTTGCTGGTAAATGTTGCTTAATCTTGTCTTACTGTTACATATTTTTCAGTTATACACGCTCTACAACTATAGCTGTTTTATCACAAATTGGTGTGCCATAGTCTTACATTGTCTCGTAGTTGCGTTTGAATCAACACATGAattggtttttttctttttagctaTCTCATCTGTGATtttatattacgagtattaactCTCCTTAACCTGTTTAGAGGAATTTCTGCTCACATTTCACTAAATGTATCACTTGTAACTTTTGTCACTTGATCAccaattttgttaatatttagaAATTCTCCAAGCGCTAGAGTATTTGATTATGTCAATCTCAGACAACTCAGAAGCATATTTGATTTCCTATTTCTACAGCTTATTatttagggataagtatcttgtaatgtaacaaactttgaacgaatgtttatagtaggaaataactaaagttgtgtgtattgtatgtaaataactcgaaaataatgtttattgtatgtaagaaaatgtatccaaccaattaaaatcagacaagtggcacctctatatggttgccacgtatgttttcttacatacaataaacattttttaaagttgtttacatacaatacacaaaactttagttatttcctactatagacatttgtccagagtttgttacatttcaggatacttatccctattaTTTATACTACAGCTGATTATTAGATTCAAATTTCATTGTCACATGATACTACAGAAATAACATGCTTGTTGATGTCTTTTATTAAAAGCTGCTAGATCTTAGTAAACTAATATCTGTCTTTGTGTACACAGGACCTATGTTGAGCTCAGGAATGTGTACTGAAGTCTTCCAGTTTGATGTATCCACAGCCATAGTACCCGCCACCTCAGTTGTCAACATTACCGCAGAAAACCTCCACAATTCAACTTACATCTCCACTGTGAAGAACAGAAGGATTCTCCATGGTCTTCCTATACCCCTTCCAAGCTCGACGACCAACATCACAAAAGAACGAGTATCGAGTCATGACTCAAAACACGAGGACCTCCACAAAAATGGTAACGTTTCATCAAT is drawn from Erigeron canadensis isolate Cc75 chromosome 9, C_canadensis_v1, whole genome shotgun sequence and contains these coding sequences:
- the LOC122581778 gene encoding bZIP transcription factor 17 codes for the protein MSDDLPAVSAAVDQLDPLSSLPIPSSIFSDDLSFSDDFLSFNFDDADQFFNSDFDPHQDDLNDVVFDPSSGINNNNNNLSDVSQFLNFPLSPVDHVSDEIIENIDYNINNNNNNNNNNNNNNNNNNNNNNNNNDSNYINIIDNDSNSNKNDNSDLVSPQFPVSSSQGSGSGNCGSGGIEGDANCDSCGSPESGNSVVEQKVVKKELLSGSNFVLKRKNDENLECKTNKYRKSNEMTETNEMMSGMENLDEKKKARLIRNRESAQLSRQRKKHYVEELEDKVRMMHSTIQDLNARISYFAAENATLKQQMVAGGGGGVGMPNMMYPPHPGMAPIGYPWMPCPPYVVKSQGSQVPLVPIPRLKPQQQNGGVSSLEKTKKVDVKRSESGVKSKVKTKKVASVSFLGLLLFVLMFGGLVPMMNVKFGEKSGMTSDGYKFYDRGYPGRVLMGDEHVNGSNHRTGIGKGRTHEDNGSEPLVASLYVPRNDKLVKIDGNLIIHSVLASEKAMANKEKPGMTKKEDDGSAGALDLVPAISVPAVGRNGGRQPHMYRTSNERQRALPSDKENLKSNPADGKLQQWFREGLAGPMLSSGMCTEVFQFDVSTAIVPATSVVNITAENLHNSTYISTVKNRRILHGLPIPLPSSTTNITKERVSSHDSKHEDLHKNGNVSSMVVSVLFDPREAGDSGDVEGMMGGKSFSRIFVVVLLDSVKYVTYSCMLPLKGGSHLVTA